In Gemmatimonadaceae bacterium, the genomic window CCGGGGCATCGCAGGTGCTGACATGCGTCACGACTCCTCTTCGAGCGATTCTCGGACGAAGCCACTGCGGTCATCGACGAGTCGCCAGGCGGCGACCTCGATCCCGAGGGGGGCGGCTACGATGATGTACGTGTACCAGGGCCAGGCTCCGTCCCGGTCCGTGCGTGACGGGCGCACCGTCGCGTCGGGATGGGAGTGGTAGAAGCCGAGCACTGTCGTTCCCTCCCGCACCGCCTGTGCCTCCACCCGGCACACCTCGCTCGCGTCGATGCGGAACTGCATCCCATCCACCGCCGTCCCGGCCGGCGCAACCGCCGTGATCAGCCGGTCAGCGTCACTGCCGTCGGTGCCAAGCAGCGCACCACAGCATTCGTCGGGGTACGCCCGGATTGCGGCCGAGCGGATCGCGGCCAGCGCGGTCGGTGTGATGCGTGTCGCCATCGCACGGGTCAGCGCGCTCCGCCGGCGATGCTGGGCACGATGGTCAGCGTGTCGCCGGCCGTCATGCTCGTGGAGGGGCCATCGAGGTCGCGGATGTTGTCCTCGTTCACGTAGACGTTCACGAAGTGCCGGAGCTCGCCGCCGTCGCTGAAGAGGTGACGCCGCACGTCGGGAAAGCGCGTGGTGAGTTGCCCAAGCGCCTCGTGCACCGTCGCACAGTCCTCGACGGTGACGCTGCTCGCGCCGGCCGTGAAGGAACGCAACGGGGTGGGGATCTGAACGCGAGCCTGCACGATCGACCTCGAGGTGTCCACGAGTGCATCCAGGGTCGCGAAACCGCCCGGTGTGGGACGGTCCGCCGCAGCGGCATCACGGCGCCGCCTGCAGTGCCAACATGTTTCCGGTCAACACGGCCCGCAAGTGCAAAAAAGAGACCAGCGTATCCAAATACATTAAACAGTCACAATGTGATCCAATTGCCGGGCCCGGCCGTGCCGCCGGCCGGTCACGCGGCCCAGGCCGGCATCGTATCAGTCCGCGGGAACGCGCAGCCCGGGTGCCGACGCACCGTCGTGAAGCCGCAACAGCGCGTGCGCCACTGCCGCGAGTCCGACGATCGCCGAGAGCAGCACGTGGTCCGGCGCAATCGACGGCGACAGCCACGCGCCAGCGCGGCCGCGCGCCACGATCGCACCTGCGACGTCCTGCGCTGCATCGCGCCAGTGTCGCGCGCCGGTCAGCTCACGCATCGCCACCTGGATCACGA contains:
- a CDS encoding MoaD/ThiS family protein, with product MQARVQIPTPLRSFTAGASSVTVEDCATVHEALGQLTTRFPDVRRHLFSDGGELRHFVNVYVNEDNIRDLDGPSTSMTAGDTLTIVPSIAGGAR
- a CDS encoding M67 family metallopeptidase gives rise to the protein MATRITPTALAAIRSAAIRAYPDECCGALLGTDGSDADRLITAVAPAGTAVDGMQFRIDASEVCRVEAQAVREGTTVLGFYHSHPDATVRPSRTDRDGAWPWYTYIIVAAPLGIEVAAWRLVDDRSGFVRESLEEES